The DNA region TGGTTTCTGCTAAAATATCAACAGATTTTGGGGTGGTTTCTCTTTTACAGACCAGTGAATGGTATCTTGCTGCTTGGAGGGGGTTGCTCACTCCTTGGAACATTCCAGTTTTTTGGTGGTATATAGGGGTTTGTTTCCCATGGACTGGTTCTGCACGGGCAATTTCACCACCAAAAGCAGTGAAAATTCCTTGATGTCCCAGACAAACCCCTAATATTGGGATTTTTTTACCTATCTTCAGTATAGTGTCTTTGCAAACTCCGAAATCCCGTTCGTTTTCAGGATTCCCAGGACCAGGGGATATTATAATACGGGAGGGTTGGAGTTTTTTTATTTCTTCAATGGTTATTTCATCATTCCGATAAACCATGATGTCTTTTTCAAATTCTCCCACCAGTTGATAAAGATTATAGGTGAAAG from Methanobacteriaceae archaeon includes:
- a CDS encoding aminodeoxychorismate/anthranilate synthase component II is translated as MILIIDNYDSFTYNLYQLVGEFEKDIMVYRNDEITIEEIKKLQPSRIIISPGPGNPENERDFGVCKDTILKIGKKIPILGVCLGHQGIFTAFGGEIARAEPVHGKQTPIYHQKTGMFQGVSNPLQAARYHSLVCKRETTPKSVDILAETREGMIMAIKHHDYPIFGLQFHPESIGTLDGQIILKNFLEMEVS